The Roseibium sp. Sym1 nucleotide sequence ATGGTCGCCTACCAGACACCCGTCAACAAGCTGAATGCCCTTCTCGGCAACTACGCCGGGCTTGGCGAAACAGGCAATATCTTTCTTCTCAACGAAGACGGGCTCGTCATCAACGACAGCGGGCGGACCCCGGACGTTTCCGAACTGCTGGCAGAGGGCATGGACGCCCCCGAGGTGATGTCGGTGATGTCGGACGGTGCCGACTTCCAGCGACTTGCGAATTACGGCGGTGAGGATGTCTTTGCCGCGATGGTGCCGTTCTCGGCCCTGGGCAACCGCTACGCGCTCGTCGTGGTTCAGGCCGCCGGGGAAGTGCTTGCACCGCTCACATCGCTCAGGAGCTGGATCCTTGCGATCGCGATCGCCTGCGCCGCCACGGCCGGTGTCGTCGGTGTGCTGATGGCACGCAGCCTGTCCGGCCGGATCATGCGTCTTGGTCAGGTGATGGGCCGACTGGCCGAGGGCGACACCACGGTCGAGGTACCGGCCCAGAAGGCGGTTGACGAAATCGGCGCCATGGCAGCGACGGTTGAAGTCTTCCGCGAGAATGCGCTTGAGCGCGAACGGCTGGAAACGGAGCAGCAAGAGGTTGCGTCCGCCCAGGCAAAACAGGCGGCCCAGGTGGCTGAGCTGATTGCCGGATTCAGGTCCGAAGTGACGGAGATGCTGGACGCCGTGCAAGGCAACAGCGAACAGATGCGGCAGGCCGCCGAGGAAATGAACGGTCTGGCCGACGAAACGGCGGGCGATGCCTCAAGTGCCTCGGCAGCGTCCGAACAGGCATCCACCAACGTGCAGACCGTTGCATCCGCCTCGGAGGAATTGTCCGCCTCGATCCAGGAGATCCGCCGCCAGGTGCTGTCGACCGCCGAGATCGTTCAGGAGGCATCGAGAGCCGCGGTCCAGACCAACAGCAAGATCGAGGGCCTGGCCGATGCCGCGCAGCGGATCGGGGATGTGGTCAACCTGATTTCCGCCATTGCCGAGCAGACCAATTTGCTGGCCCTGAATGCCACCATCGAGGCGGCACGCGCGGGAGACGCCGGCCGCGGCTTTGCCGTCGTTGCGTCCGAGGTCAAGGAACTGGCGACCCAGACGGCAAAGGCAACCGAGGAAATCGAGGGCCAGATCGCCGAGGTGCAGGCTGCCACCAAGGAAGCGGTCGCTGCCATTGCCGGTATCACGGAAACGATGAGCCAGGTGGACGAATATACCGGCACGATCTCTGCGGCGGTTGAACAGCAAGGGGCTGCGACCAACGAGATTTCCGGCAATGTTCAGGAAGCTGCCAAGGGGACGCAGGAAGTCACCCGCAACATCACGACAATCTCGGAAAAGGCTCAGGTGACCAGTTCGTCAGCCGGGAAGGTCCTGTCGGCCTCCACCCATGTCACGGACCGGACCAACACGCTTCGCGGGACCGTGGACCGGTTCCTGAACGCGGTCTCCGCCGCCTGAAAACCGGTCCGGCCGCCTTTGGCCGGACTTGCCTGGAGACCCTCG carries:
- a CDS encoding methyl-accepting chemotaxis protein, giving the protein MKLPALVLGIALLCSGGVGLASYMSGANTVRGQAEQRLTALAESRRDNLAEFYRSKEVAIGAHVQGKALRAAFSDFDKAWSKYGDKAADTLTKIYVTDNPHPPNERDQLVKAGRKPYDKAHAKHHSSLRDYADANDHPDILLINLAGDIIYSVRKRSDFAVNVQSDGWAGTPLAKGYQQLSSNSATELLSFDPVRYPGADGQPSGFWMAPVQVGSKTIGMVAYQTPVNKLNALLGNYAGLGETGNIFLLNEDGLVINDSGRTPDVSELLAEGMDAPEVMSVMSDGADFQRLANYGGEDVFAAMVPFSALGNRYALVVVQAAGEVLAPLTSLRSWILAIAIACAATAGVVGVLMARSLSGRIMRLGQVMGRLAEGDTTVEVPAQKAVDEIGAMAATVEVFRENALERERLETEQQEVASAQAKQAAQVAELIAGFRSEVTEMLDAVQGNSEQMRQAAEEMNGLADETAGDASSASAASEQASTNVQTVASASEELSASIQEIRRQVLSTAEIVQEASRAAVQTNSKIEGLADAAQRIGDVVNLISAIAEQTNLLALNATIEAARAGDAGRGFAVVASEVKELATQTAKATEEIEGQIAEVQAATKEAVAAIAGITETMSQVDEYTGTISAAVEQQGAATNEISGNVQEAAKGTQEVTRNITTISEKAQVTSSSAGKVLSASTHVTDRTNTLRGTVDRFLNAVSAA